The following DNA comes from Pseudokineococcus lusitanus.
TACGGGCGGACGACGCCAATAGACGGACGGCGCCGGTGGACGCACGGCGACCCCGTCACGGATCACGTGACGGGGTCTCGGGTGAGTAGGCTTGTCACTATTGGATGGCGTTGAAGACCGTGAAGATCGGCATGTAGAGGGCGACGATCATGGCGCCGATGACCGAGCCCAGGACGGCGATCATGAGCGGCTCGATGAGCGAGGTCAGCGCCTCCGTCGTCGACTCGACCTCCTGGTCGTAGAAGTCGCTGATCTTGTGGAGCATCGAGTCCACGGCGCCCGTGTCCTCTCCGACGGCAAGCATCTGCACGACCATCGCGGGGAACACCGGGTGCTGCGCCAGCGGTCCGGAGATCGTGCGCCCCTGCCGGACGGACTCGGCGACGTCGTCCGTCGCCCGTTGGATGACGACGTTGCCGGCAGCCTGGCCGACGATCTCGAGACTCTGGAGGATGGGGACGCCGCAGGCGACCATCGTCCCGAGGTTACGCGTGAAACGGCTGATGGCCACTTTGCGGAAGAGGTTGCCGAACACCGGCAGCTTCAGCTTGAGGGGGTCGACGACGTCCCGCACCCGCGCATGCGTCTTGTACCTGCTCCAGGCCACGGCCCCGGCGACGCCCAGGACGAGGAGGACCGGGGCTCCCTTCGTCATGACGCTGCTCAGCCCGACAAGGACCTTCGTCGGGGTCGGCAGGTCCGCGCCCAGATCGGCGAACATCCCGGTGAAGACGGGGACGATGAAGATCAGCATGCCGATGACGGCCAGGATGGCCATGACGAAGACGACCACCGGGTAGGTCATCGCCGACTTGATCTTGGCGCGGAGCTTGACCTCCGCCTCGAAGCTCTCGGCGATCTGGAGCAGGACGGTGTCCAGGAAGCCGCCGACCTCGCCGGCTCGGACCATGTTGGTCATCAGCGGGGGAAAGACCTTCGGGTGGGCGGTCAAACCGTCCGACAGCGACGAGCCGGCCTCCACCCGCGACCGGACGTCGGCCAGAGCCTTCTGGAGGCCCTTGGACTCCGACTGCTCCGCGAGGATCGCGAGCGAGCGGAGGAGCGACAGACCGGCACCGACCATCGTCGCGAACTGCCGCGACATGACCGCGAGGTCCTTCATGGACACCCGGTCGGACCCGGGCAGCGAGATCTCGGTGTTGAGGCCGGAGGTCTTCTTCTCCTGCAAAGAGACCGGCGCGTACCCCATCCCCTTGAGCCGGGAGACGACCGCGGCCTCGCTCGACGCCTCGAGCGTGCCGCTGACGAGCGCACCGCCCGCGTCGCGGACGGCGTACTCGTAGGTCTTCGTGGCGGTCGCCATGGGTCTCCCTCGGGATGGGTCGGGGTCAGGAGCGGCCGCAGAGCCGGGCGACGTCCGCCGGGCTGTGGCTCTTCTCGACGGCGTGCTCGTAGGTGATGACGCCGACGCGCACGAGCTCGGCCAGGTGCTGGTCGAGGGTGTGCATGCCGTGCTGGGCCCCGGCCTGCAGCGACGAGTAGATCTGGTGCGTCTTGCCCTCGCGGATGAGGTTGCGGATGGCGGGGGTCGCCATCATGACCTCGGTCGCGACGGCACGGCCCTGGCCGTCGGCGCGCTTGCAGAGCGTCTGGCAGACGACGCCCTGGAGGGCGCCGGCGAGCATGGCGCGGACCTGGTGCTGCTGGTCGGCGGGGAAGACGTCGATGACGCGGTCGATGGTCTGGGCGGCGTCCTGCGTGTGCAGCGTCGCGAAGACGAGGTGACCGGTCTCGGCGGCGGTGAGCGCGATGGAGATGGTCTCGAGGTCGCGCAGCTCGCCGACGAGGATGATGTCCGGGTCCTGCCGCAGCGCGTGCTTGAGCGCCTCGGCGAAGGAGTGGGTGTCCTCCCCCACCTCGCGCTGGTTGACGACGCACGACTTGTGCTCGTGGAGGAACTCGATGGGGTCCTCGACGGTCATGATGTGGTCGCGCCGCGTGCGGTTGGCGAGGTCGATGATGGAGGCGAGCGTCGTCGACTTGCCCGAGCCCGTGGGGCCGGTGACGAGGACGAGGCCGCGCGGCATGTGGGCGAAGGCGGCCACGGCCGGCGGGACGCCGAGGTCCTCGAGCGGGCGCAGCTCGAAGGGGATGACGCGGAAGGCCGCGCCGACGCTCCCCCGCTGCCGGTAGAGGTTGACGCGGAAGCGGGCCACGTTCGGCAGCGCGTGCGAGAGGTCCAGCTCCAGGGCGCTCTCGAACCGCTCGCGCATCTTGGCGGGCAGCATCGAGAAGAGCGCGCGCTCGAGCGCCTGGGGGGTGCAGACCTCGAAGCCGTCGAGCGGCTGCAGCTCGCCGCGGACCCGGACCATCGGCCGCACGCCGGAGGTCAGGTGCAGGTCGGAGGCCCCCAGCGCCACCATCGCGTGCAGGGCGGCCGGGATGTCGACGGTCGGCTCGGCGTCGGGCGCGGCGCTGCGCTGCTGCGGCAGCCCGGCGGCGGGCAGGGTTGCCGCGGGGGCGGCGACGGGCGGCGCGACCGGCAGGTCGACGGCGAGGACGGGCTCGAGCTCCATGGCTTCCTTGTCGGACGGGCGGGCGGCGGCTTGAGGCCGGCGGGGTCGGAGCACCCGCCCGCCGCTCAGGCGACGACGCGGACGATCTCCTCGACGGAGGTGAGGCCGGCGCGGACCTTCCCCCAGCCGTCGTCGCGGAGGCTGCCCATGCCCTGGGCCCGGGCGGTGCGGCCGATCTCCGACGCCGAGGCGTGCGAGACGGCGAGCCGCTCGACCTCCTCGGTGACGGACATGACCTCGTGGAGCGCGAGCCGGCCCTTGTAGCCGGTCTTGGAGCAGGCGGGGCAGCCGACGGCGCGGTGCAGCACGGGCACGGCCTCCCCCGGCGCGAGCGGGAAGCCGAGCGTCTGCAGGTGCGCCTCGTCGGGGCGGTACGCCTCCTTGCACCGGTCGCAGAGCCGGCGCGCGAGCCGCTGCGCGAGGACGCAGTCCAGCGCCGAGCCGACGAGGAAGGGCTCGATGCCCATCTCCGTGAGGCGGGTGACGGCGGACGGCGCGTCGTTGGTGTGCAGCGTCGAGAGGACGAGGTGGCCGGTGAGCGCGGCCTCGACGGCGATGGTCGCCGTCTCCTTGTCGCGGATCTCGCCGAGGAGGACGACGTCGGGGTCGGAGCGGAGGATCGAGCGCAGGGCGCCGGCGAAGGTGAGGCCCGCCTTGGGGTTGACCTGCACCTGGTTGATGCCGGGGAGCCGGTACTCGACGGGGTCCTCGACGGTGATGACGTTGATCTCGGGCTTGCTGACGATGTTGAGCGTCGCGTACAGCGTCGTCGACTTGCCCGAGCCGGTCGGGCCGGTGACGAGGAGCATCCCGTAGGGCTTGCGGTAGCTCGTCGCGTACCGCGCGTGGTTGGACTCGCTGAAGCCGAGGTCGGCGAGGTCGAGGCTCGCCGTCGAGTTGTCGAGGATCCGCATGACGACCTTCTCGCCCCACACCGTGGGCAGCGTCGCGACGCGCAGATCGATCTTGCGGCCGTGGTGGACGACCGAGAGCCGCCCGTCCTGCGGCTTGCGCCGCTCGGCGATGTCGATGTCCGCCATGATCTTCAGCCGGCTCGTGACGCCCGACTGGATGGACCGGGGCGAGCGCATGACCTCGTGGAGCACGCCGTCGATGCGGAAGCGCACGCGCAGCTCGTGCTCGCCCGGCTCGATGTGGATGTCGGAGGCGCGGTCGGTGATGGCCTGGTCGATGAGGAGGTTGACGTAGCGGACGATCGGCGCGTCCTCGACCGCGGCGGCGACGAGGGAGAGGTCCTCCTCCACCTCGGCGTCCGCGTGCATCGCCGTCGTGAGGTCGTCGAGGTCGGCGTCGGCGCGGCAGAAGCGCTCGATGGCCGTCCGGAGGTCGTCGCGGGTGGCGACGACCGGCTGGACGTCGAGGCCGGTGATGCTGCGGATGTCGTCGACGGCGACGACGTCGCCGGGGTCGGCCATGGCGACGACGAGGCGCCGCTCGGCGTCGAGGCCGATGGGCAGGAGCGTGCTCCGGCGGCACAGGGCCGCGGGCACGCGCGCGACGGCGGACGGGTCCACCGGGTGCTCGCCGAGGTCGACGAAGGAGAGCCCGACCTGGGTCGCGAGGGTGGCGACGAGCTGCGCCTCGGTGAGGACGCCCGTGCTGACGAGCGCCTGGCCGACCCGCTCCCCCGTGACCTGCTGGTGCGCGAGCGCGTCGCTCAGCTGCTCGGGGGTGATGACGCCCTGCTGGACGAGGAGGTCGCCGAGCCGGGTACGGGTCCGCATGTCGTGCTCATCGGCAGGCGGCCCGCCCGCCTTGACCCGTCCGGGCGCATCCGTCCGGTGGGCCCGCGGGGCGTCCGGAGGACACCTGCCGGCCGGCCCTCAGGTCCGGGTCAGGGGCGTCCGAGGAGGTCCGCCTCCGCGCGGCGGCGGCGCTCGGCGAGGGCCGCCGCCCGCAGGACCGCGGCGTCGGGGGCGTGCCCCGTCATGAGCCGCACCTGGCCGACGGCCTGGTGGGCGAGCATCTCCAGGCCGTCGACGACCGGGCCGCGACGGCCCCAGGCCGCGGCCAGCGCGGTGGGCCACGGCGCGTAGACGACGTCGAGGAGCACCTGCGGGCGCTCGCCCGCGGGCGGCAGGTCGGCCGCCACGACGTCGGCGGCGCCCGCGGGCGCGGTGGAGACGACGACGTCCGCGGCGTCCACCGCGGCCGCCGCGCCGGCGAAGGGCACGAGCCGGACGGCGACGTCGCACGCCACGCCGACGGCGAGCAGCGGCCGGGCGCGGGCCGGGTCGCGCACGGCGCCGACGACCTCGGTGCACCCGAGGCGCGCCAGCGCGGCGACGGCCGAGACACCGGTCGCCCCGCCGCCGAGGACGAGGCCCGTGCGCGGGGCCGCTGCCGGCGTCAGCACCGCCGCGACGGCCCGCTCGACGCCGTCGACGTCGGTGTTCGCGCCGTGGGGCCGCCGGTCGTCGTCCCAGGTCACCGTGTTCACGACGCCCGTGGCCGCCGCCACCGGGTCGGTGCCCGCGAGCAGCGGCACGACGGCGCGCTTGAGGGGCATGGTGAGCGAGAGCCCCGCCCACGCCGAGTCGTCGCCGCACGCGGCCACCGTCCGCGCGAGGTCCGCCTCGTCGGTCTCGCGGGCGTCGTACGACCAGCCGTCGAGCCGGAGCGCCGCGTACGCCGCCCGGTGCATGGCCGGGGACAGCGAGTGGGCGACCGGCCGCCCGAGGACGGCCGCCCGGCGGGGCGTCGTCCCCTGCGTCACCCGTTCTCGCGCAGCCACTGCTGGAACAGCGCGACGTTCCGCTCGTGCTCGGCGAAGGTCTCGGCGAAGTTCGTCTCCCCCGTGTCCGGGTTCACGGCCACGAAGTAGAGCCACGGGCCCTCGGCCGGGGCGGCCGCGGCGGCGATGGCGCTGTCGCCGGGCGAGTCGATCGGCCCGGGGGGCAGGCCCGGGTAGACGTAGGTGTTGTACGGCGAGTCGGTGGCCCGGTCGTCGTCGCTCGTCGTGAGGCCGCGCTTGCCGGTGGCGTAGTCGACGGTCGTGTCGAACTGCAGGGGCATGCCCATCCCCACGCGGTTCTCGATGACACGGGCGACCTTGGGGCGGTCCTCCTCGCGGGAGGCCTCGGCCTCGACGAGGCTGGCCACCGTCATCGTGCGGTGCCAGCGCTCCGGCGGGACACCGGCCGACGTCAGCGACTGCTCCGTGCGGGCGACCATCGTCGCCACGAGCTCGAGCGCCGTGACGTCGGGCTCGAAGTCGTACGTCGCCGGGAAGAGGTAGCCCTCGAGGTTGCCTCTCGCCTCGGCCGGCAGCCGGACGGCGGGGTCGTCGGCGACGGCCTGGAGCTCGGCCACGGGGATGCCCGTGTCCTCCTCGATGGTCGCGAGCGCGTCCACGGCCCGCAGGCCCTCGATGAGCTGCACGCGCAGGCTGATGCGCGACTCGGGGGCCAGCAGCAGCGCCAGGGCCCCCTCGCCCGTCATCTGCTCCTGCAGGCGGTACGTGCCGGGCTGGATGCCCGACGCCCGCGGCTCCGTGGCGGCCGCCGTCGTGAAGGCCTCCTCGGTGAGCACGACGTCCGCGGCCTGCAGCGTCGCCGCGATCTGCTGGCCGGTGTCGCCCTCGGCGACCTGGACCTCGACGGGGTCGCCGCCCGGGCCCGCGTAGTCGACGGGCTCCTCGGTGCGGTCGAGCAGCGGCTTGACGAAGTCCCACCCGACGACGCCCGCGCCGACGACGAGGCCCAGCGCGAGGAGCAGGACGACCGCCGCGCGCAGGCGCCTCACGGCGTGCTCCCCTCGTCGCCCGCCGTCACGGCGGGGCGGCGTCCCGGCGGGGGTCCGGGGACGGGGCGGGGACGCGCGGGCCCCTCGGGGCCGGCGGTCTCGCGGGCGGTGCTCGTCACGGTCGTGCCCTCCTGCGGGGCGGGGCCGTCCGGCCCTGCTCCCTGCTCTCGGTCCGGCCGCGCCCCCCGGCGCCCTGCGACCTCGTCGTCGTCCTCCTGGTCGTGCGGGTGGTGCTCGTCGTGCTGCGGGTCCTGCGCGGCGGCGCCCGGCGTCGGGCGACCGCTCCCGTGCTGCCGGGACAGCGGCGTCACCGGGCTCCCGGGCGGCCGGCCCGTCGAGCGCTCGAGGTCGAGCGCCGCCTGGAGCACCCACGCGGCGGCCACCTGGTCCACCACCGCGCGGTGGCGGCGACCCGGCGTCCCGCCCTCGTGGAGCGCCCGCTGGGCGCCGGAGGTGCTGAGCCGCTCGTCGACGAGCCGCACCGGGACCGGCGCGACGAGGTCGGCGAGACGCGCAGCGTACTGCCGGGCCAGACCCGCAGCCCGGTTCTCCGCGCCGGACATC
Coding sequences within:
- a CDS encoding shikimate dehydrogenase, producing MTQGTTPRRAAVLGRPVAHSLSPAMHRAAYAALRLDGWSYDARETDEADLARTVAACGDDSAWAGLSLTMPLKRAVVPLLAGTDPVAAATGVVNTVTWDDDRRPHGANTDVDGVERAVAAVLTPAAAPRTGLVLGGGATGVSAVAALARLGCTEVVGAVRDPARARPLLAVGVACDVAVRLVPFAGAAAAVDAADVVVSTAPAGAADVVAADLPPAGERPQVLLDVVYAPWPTALAAAWGRRGPVVDGLEMLAHQAVGQVRLMTGHAPDAAVLRAAALAERRRRAEADLLGRP
- a CDS encoding GspE/PulE family protein; its protein translation is MRTRTRLGDLLVQQGVITPEQLSDALAHQQVTGERVGQALVSTGVLTEAQLVATLATQVGLSFVDLGEHPVDPSAVARVPAALCRRSTLLPIGLDAERRLVVAMADPGDVVAVDDIRSITGLDVQPVVATRDDLRTAIERFCRADADLDDLTTAMHADAEVEEDLSLVAAAVEDAPIVRYVNLLIDQAITDRASDIHIEPGEHELRVRFRIDGVLHEVMRSPRSIQSGVTSRLKIMADIDIAERRKPQDGRLSVVHHGRKIDLRVATLPTVWGEKVVMRILDNSTASLDLADLGFSESNHARYATSYRKPYGMLLVTGPTGSGKSTTLYATLNIVSKPEINVITVEDPVEYRLPGINQVQVNPKAGLTFAGALRSILRSDPDVVLLGEIRDKETATIAVEAALTGHLVLSTLHTNDAPSAVTRLTEMGIEPFLVGSALDCVLAQRLARRLCDRCKEAYRPDEAHLQTLGFPLAPGEAVPVLHRAVGCPACSKTGYKGRLALHEVMSVTEEVERLAVSHASASEIGRTARAQGMGSLRDDGWGKVRAGLTSVEEIVRVVA
- the mltG gene encoding endolytic transglycosylase MltG, whose amino-acid sequence is MRRLRAAVVLLLALGLVVGAGVVGWDFVKPLLDRTEEPVDYAGPGGDPVEVQVAEGDTGQQIAATLQAADVVLTEEAFTTAAATEPRASGIQPGTYRLQEQMTGEGALALLLAPESRISLRVQLIEGLRAVDALATIEEDTGIPVAELQAVADDPAVRLPAEARGNLEGYLFPATYDFEPDVTALELVATMVARTEQSLTSAGVPPERWHRTMTVASLVEAEASREEDRPKVARVIENRVGMGMPLQFDTTVDYATGKRGLTTSDDDRATDSPYNTYVYPGLPPGPIDSPGDSAIAAAAAPAEGPWLYFVAVNPDTGETNFAETFAEHERNVALFQQWLRENG
- a CDS encoding type II secretion system F family protein, with the translated sequence MATATKTYEYAVRDAGGALVSGTLEASSEAAVVSRLKGMGYAPVSLQEKKTSGLNTEISLPGSDRVSMKDLAVMSRQFATMVGAGLSLLRSLAILAEQSESKGLQKALADVRSRVEAGSSLSDGLTAHPKVFPPLMTNMVRAGEVGGFLDTVLLQIAESFEAEVKLRAKIKSAMTYPVVVFVMAILAVIGMLIFIVPVFTGMFADLGADLPTPTKVLVGLSSVMTKGAPVLLVLGVAGAVAWSRYKTHARVRDVVDPLKLKLPVFGNLFRKVAISRFTRNLGTMVACGVPILQSLEIVGQAAGNVVIQRATDDVAESVRQGRTISGPLAQHPVFPAMVVQMLAVGEDTGAVDSMLHKISDFYDQEVESTTEALTSLIEPLMIAVLGSVIGAMIVALYMPIFTVFNAIQ
- a CDS encoding type IV pilus twitching motility protein PilT; translation: MELEPVLAVDLPVAPPVAAPAATLPAAGLPQQRSAAPDAEPTVDIPAALHAMVALGASDLHLTSGVRPMVRVRGELQPLDGFEVCTPQALERALFSMLPAKMRERFESALELDLSHALPNVARFRVNLYRQRGSVGAAFRVIPFELRPLEDLGVPPAVAAFAHMPRGLVLVTGPTGSGKSTTLASIIDLANRTRRDHIMTVEDPIEFLHEHKSCVVNQREVGEDTHSFAEALKHALRQDPDIILVGELRDLETISIALTAAETGHLVFATLHTQDAAQTIDRVIDVFPADQQHQVRAMLAGALQGVVCQTLCKRADGQGRAVATEVMMATPAIRNLIREGKTHQIYSSLQAGAQHGMHTLDQHLAELVRVGVITYEHAVEKSHSPADVARLCGRS
- the ruvX gene encoding Holliday junction resolvase RuvX, yielding MARSGQPRPKRKRGAEPAVGPVDVADAVTADEPAAVDEPFPAAPDTVPTVRPGVRLGVDVGSVRVGLAASDPGAVLASAVETVPRERPAAGPRPRTAAARAAARAAAQERGEPSDLRRIAAVAAERGAVEVVVGLPRSMSGAENRAAGLARQYAARLADLVAPVPVRLVDERLSTSGAQRALHEGGTPGRRHRAVVDQVAAAWVLQAALDLERSTGRPPGSPVTPLSRQHGSGRPTPGAAAQDPQHDEHHPHDQEDDDEVAGRRGARPDREQGAGPDGPAPQEGTTVTSTARETAGPEGPARPRPVPGPPPGRRPAVTAGDEGSTP